The following proteins come from a genomic window of Carcharodon carcharias isolate sCarCar2 chromosome 10, sCarCar2.pri, whole genome shotgun sequence:
- the fgf4 gene encoding fibroblast growth factor 4, producing the protein MLIRMFCKTTIQSASLPILLLGLVSGLGRCAPLSAQPNATLERRWETLLSRSMPRIPGERKEISRETDYLLGIKRLRRLYCNVGIGFHLQVLPDGRINGIHNENRYSLLEISPVERGVVSLLGVRSGLFVAMNSKGKLYGSAYYSDECKFNEILLPNNYNAYESNAYPNMYMALSKNGKTKKGNKVSPIMTMTHFLPRI; encoded by the exons ATGTTGATCAGGATGTTCTGCAAGACAACAATTCAATCGGCCTCCTTGCCAATCTTGCTCCTTGGACTTGTCTCTGGTTTGGGGcgctgtgcccctctctctgcccagcCCAACGCCACCCTGGAGCGCAGATGGGAGACTCTCTTGTCCCGCTCCATGCCTCGAATCCCGGGGGAGAGGAAGGAGATCAGCCGGGAGACTGACTATTTGCTGGGCATCAAAAGGCTGCGACGGCTTTACTGCAACGTAGGCATCGGATTTCATCTTCAAGTATTACCGGATGGAAGGATAAATGGAATACACAACGAGAACCGGTACA GTCTTTTAGAAATTTCTCCCGTGGAAAGGGGAGTCGTCAGCCTTCTCGGTGTCAGAAGTGGGCTGTTTGTAGCCATGAATAGCAAAGGCAAACTCTATGGATCT GCATACTACAGTGATGAATGCAAATTCAACGAAATACTCCTACCTAATAATTACAACGCCTACGAGTCCAACGCATACCCAAACATGTATATGGCGTTAAGCAAGAATGGCAAAACAAAGAAGGGAAACAAAGTGTCTCCCATCATGACAATGACTCATTTTCTACCGAGAATCTGA